Part of the Bacteroidales bacterium genome, TCGATATTAAAGACGGACGCGTTTACGTAAAACCTTTTACTACAAAAATGGGAAATACTTCCCTGACCATTGCAGGAGATCAGGGACTGGACCAGACATTGAACTATACCATGGCGTTAACTCTGCCCCGGACAGAAATCGGATCTTCGGTTATGAATTCACTCACGTCGGCTGCTGCTGCAAAGGGTATTGCAATTAAACCATCCGAAACAATCAATGTTAAAGTTAAGGTAGGAGGTACGTTTGCTGACCCCAAAGTTCAGCCTGATCTGGCCGGTAGTGGAGAGAATGTCGTTTCTGCAGTGAAAGAACAGGTGAAGGAAAAAGTAAACCAGGCGGTGGAAGAGAAAAAAGAAGCTGTAAAAGCTGAAGTCAGCAAGAAAGCTGATGAACTGGTTGCCAAAGCGGAAGCTGAAGCACAGCAAATACGGGATGCGGCACGCAAGGCTGCAGATCTTGAACGTCAGAAAGCCAATGAACTGGCTGAAAAAACACTGAAAGAAGCCGAAGGAAAACCCCTGGCCATGCCTCTGGCGAAAAAAACCGCTGAAAAAATTCGAAAAGAAGGAGAAGAAAAGGCCCAGAAAATTATCAAGGAAGCTGACCAGAAAGCTGACGCTATTGTGGAAAAAGCCCGAAGCGAGGCAGATAAACTAAAGCAGTAATTGGTAACTATATTTTGAAATGTGATGTTTATAAATATTTGGAACAAAATTTGATAAAATTTCGTATATTTAGTAAGGTAAAATGAAACCCTAATACAAACGATTCCATGAAGAAACACAATGTCATTCCTGTTCTTTTGTTGTTTCTTGCAGGTAGTTTGTCTGCACAGCAAATAACACCGTTTGTCATTGCTTCTGCCGGTGATTTTTTCAGCTCCCAGAACTTTTCTGTGAGCTGGACACTTGGCGAAATGGCTACAGAAACCATTGGTACGGATGTAATCCTTACCCAGGGTTTTCAGCAACCTTCCTACAGTACAGGTACCTACGTCCCTCCGGTTGCTTCCGATCAGTTCCGGATAAAAGTTTATCCCGTGCCGGCTTATAATTCCCTTACCGTGCAGGTGAAAGGAAATGAAAACACCGATCTGAACCTGGATCTTTATGATGCCCTTGGCCGCAAGTTGATTTCAGCCAGAATGGAAGCCGGAACACCGGAATATGAAATGGATCTGTCGCAGATTCATCCGGGGGTATATTTCCTTAAAGTGACAACTGTTGCC contains:
- a CDS encoding T9SS type A sorting domain-containing protein, yielding MKKHNVIPVLLLFLAGSLSAQQITPFVIASAGDFFSSQNFSVSWTLGEMATETIGTDVILTQGFQQPSYSTGTYVPPVASDQFRIKVYPVPAYNSLTVQVKGNENTDLNLDLYDALGRKLISARMEAGTPEYEMDLSQIHPGVYFLKVTTVAGESIKTYQVPKALK